From the genome of Solidesulfovibrio carbinolicus, one region includes:
- a CDS encoding HD-GYP domain-containing protein: MMLPSTPLPSPGDPDGEYQPIPVGHLFPHAPGDFQVFLRHGDNLTLFARVGEAVTGLRREMLADYGVRTVYIHRDERERYRDYMRRHLPGALMGPHLPIAEKAAVFYHNCCDIVRDLIRERLPQAVSDVHGRLFVGYARDSVAFLCSEAGLARMGALMAHDYDVYSHGVHVFVYTVYLLRSLGLPQGAIVQAGVGALLHDAGKEGVDPAILTKPGRLSREEFDAVREHPVLGARLCRSLGLSRLAQECILMHHEKLDGRGYPSGLSGEAIPVHARAVSLADVYDALTSRRCYADAVTPFEALRIMRHEMAGSFDLDLYKRFVMLLSGAALV, translated from the coding sequence ATGATGTTGCCTTCCACGCCGCTGCCGTCTCCCGGTGATCCGGACGGCGAGTACCAGCCCATTCCCGTGGGCCATCTTTTCCCCCATGCGCCGGGGGATTTCCAGGTTTTTTTGCGCCATGGCGACAATCTTACCCTGTTTGCCAGGGTCGGCGAGGCGGTCACCGGGCTGCGCCGCGAAATGCTCGCCGATTACGGCGTGCGCACGGTCTACATCCACCGCGATGAGCGGGAGCGCTACCGGGACTACATGCGCCGCCATCTGCCCGGGGCGCTTATGGGGCCGCATCTGCCCATCGCCGAAAAGGCCGCCGTTTTCTACCACAATTGCTGCGACATCGTGCGCGACCTCATCCGTGAACGTCTTCCCCAGGCCGTTTCCGACGTCCATGGCCGGCTGTTTGTCGGCTATGCCCGGGACAGCGTGGCCTTTTTGTGCTCCGAGGCGGGTCTGGCCCGCATGGGGGCGCTGATGGCCCATGATTACGACGTCTACAGCCATGGCGTGCACGTTTTTGTGTACACGGTCTATCTGCTGCGTTCCCTGGGCCTGCCCCAGGGGGCCATCGTCCAGGCCGGGGTCGGGGCGCTGCTCCATGACGCCGGCAAGGAGGGCGTGGACCCAGCCATTTTGACCAAGCCGGGTCGGCTTTCCCGGGAGGAGTTCGACGCCGTGCGGGAACATCCGGTCCTCGGGGCGCGGCTTTGCCGTAGCCTTGGGCTGTCGCGTCTGGCCCAGGAGTGCATTCTCATGCACCACGAAAAACTCGACGGCAGAGGGTATCCGTCCGGGCTTTCCGGCGAGGCCATCCCGGTGCACGCCCGGGCCGTGTCCCTGGCCGACGTCTACGACGCCCTGACCTCCCGGCGCTGCTACGCCGACGCGGTCACGCCCTTCGAGGCCCTGCGCATCATGCGCCACGAAATGGCCGGCTCTTTCGATCTCGACCTCTACAAGCGGTTTGTCATGCTGCTTAGCGGCGCGGCCCTGGTCTGA
- a CDS encoding potassium channel family protein, translated as MPTITPHIATVLPQSGKRFHWLLAALLFQIVASPFVVGAASLILQDFLFLAILLAALGAVNHTPLRRFNSLLALICSAAVVLKYSFPDWYLDVAVSLLGAMVILSTAVEMVNYLSRQRRVDLDTVLGGLCVYLFMGALWLILYTLAAQFDPLAFDFTVHGRDLSLRHRDSLLLFFSYVTLLTTGYGDVVPISPMARTLAILEGICGQFYLVFFMARLVGLHVAEKGGAAPSPSHSEEG; from the coding sequence ATGCCCACCATCACGCCCCACATAGCCACGGTGCTGCCGCAGTCCGGCAAACGCTTTCATTGGCTGTTGGCCGCGTTGCTGTTTCAGATCGTGGCCTCGCCTTTTGTCGTCGGCGCGGCTTCGCTGATCCTGCAGGATTTCCTGTTTCTGGCTATCCTGCTGGCGGCGCTTGGAGCCGTCAACCATACGCCGTTGCGCCGGTTCAACAGCCTGTTGGCGTTGATTTGCTCCGCGGCGGTGGTCCTCAAATACAGCTTCCCGGATTGGTATCTGGATGTGGCGGTCAGCCTGCTTGGGGCCATGGTCATCCTGTCCACGGCCGTGGAGATGGTCAACTACCTGTCGCGGCAGCGCCGGGTGGATCTGGACACGGTGCTTGGCGGGCTGTGCGTCTACCTTTTCATGGGCGCGCTGTGGCTCATATTGTATACCCTGGCCGCGCAGTTCGACCCCCTGGCCTTCGACTTCACGGTCCACGGCCGGGATTTGTCGCTGCGTCATCGCGACAGTCTGCTGCTGTTTTTCAGCTATGTGACCCTGTTGACCACCGGATACGGCGACGTGGTGCCGATTTCCCCGATGGCTCGCACCTTGGCCATCCTGGAAGGCATTTGCGGCCAGTTTTATCTGGTCTTTTTCATGGCCCGGCTGGTGGGGCTGCATGTGGCCGAAAAGGGCGGGGCGGCTCCTTCCCCGTCCCATTCCGAGGAAGGTTAA
- a CDS encoding NupC/NupG family nucleoside CNT transporter: MLQPLFGLCVILLVAGLISERKGVIPWRMCLGGLALQFVLAALMLKAPFLRGVFMALNAVVAAMDEATRAGTAFVFGFVGGGPAPFAVTDPGSAFILGFQALPLVIVIAALASLLYYWRVLPYVVRGFSLILERAMGIGGVLGVGAGGCIFLGMIEAPLLIRPYMERITRSELFAMMATGMSCIAGTMLMLYATVLKGIIPDALGHILTASVIHAPAALLIAGLMLPETKEPTLGRKIPKSPASGSMDAVVSGTADGLKLFWSIIATLLVFVALVKLANILLGALPDVADAPLTLERMLGVAMAPAAWLIGVPWAEAATAGSLLGTKIVLNEFIAFIDMAKLPPDALSEHARLILTYAMCSFANCGSVGILLAGMTAICPSRKAEITALGGRALIGGVLASLSTGAVVGILAAF, from the coding sequence ATGTTGCAGCCTTTGTTCGGCCTTTGCGTCATCTTGCTCGTCGCCGGCCTTATAAGCGAACGTAAGGGCGTCATCCCCTGGCGCATGTGCCTCGGCGGCCTGGCCTTGCAGTTCGTACTGGCCGCGCTCATGCTCAAGGCCCCGTTTTTGCGCGGCGTGTTCATGGCGCTCAACGCCGTGGTGGCGGCCATGGACGAAGCCACACGGGCCGGCACGGCCTTCGTCTTCGGCTTTGTCGGCGGCGGCCCGGCCCCTTTTGCCGTCACCGACCCGGGCTCGGCCTTCATCCTGGGGTTCCAGGCCCTGCCGCTGGTCATCGTCATCGCCGCCCTGGCCTCGCTGCTCTACTATTGGCGCGTCCTGCCCTATGTGGTGCGAGGCTTTTCGCTGATCCTTGAACGGGCCATGGGCATCGGCGGTGTACTGGGCGTGGGGGCCGGGGGCTGCATCTTCCTCGGCATGATCGAAGCGCCGCTTCTCATCCGCCCCTACATGGAGCGCATCACCCGTAGCGAACTCTTCGCCATGATGGCCACGGGCATGTCCTGCATCGCCGGCACCATGCTCATGCTCTACGCCACGGTCTTGAAAGGCATCATCCCCGACGCGTTGGGCCATATCCTCACCGCCTCGGTCATCCACGCCCCGGCGGCGCTTTTAATCGCCGGCCTCATGCTGCCGGAAACCAAGGAACCGACCCTTGGCCGCAAGATTCCCAAATCCCCGGCCTCGGGCAGCATGGACGCCGTGGTTTCGGGTACGGCCGACGGGCTCAAGCTCTTTTGGAGCATCATCGCCACGCTGCTGGTCTTCGTGGCCTTGGTGAAGCTGGCCAACATCCTGCTCGGCGCGCTGCCAGACGTCGCCGACGCGCCGCTCACCCTGGAGCGGATGCTCGGCGTGGCCATGGCTCCGGCCGCCTGGCTCATCGGCGTGCCCTGGGCCGAGGCGGCCACGGCCGGCTCGCTTCTGGGCACCAAGATCGTGCTCAACGAATTCATTGCCTTTATCGACATGGCCAAACTGCCGCCGGACGCCCTTTCCGAACACGCCCGACTCATCCTGACCTATGCCATGTGCAGTTTCGCCAATTGCGGGTCGGTGGGCATCTTGCTGGCCGGCATGACGGCCATCTGTCCCTCGCGCAAGGCCGAGATCACGGCCCTGGGCGGCCGGGCGCTGATTGGCGGCGTGCTGGCCTCGTTGTCCACGGGCGCGGTGGTGGGGATCTTGGCGGCGTTTTAA
- a CDS encoding sulfite exporter TauE/SafE family protein codes for MPSLSFLLAYLAFGAVAGIIAGLLGVGGGIVVVPALFWFFTAQGFSQELIMQMALGTSLAAIMFTSISSLRAHHRRGAVVWPIVKAITPGILVGTFLGSCVAAKLSTGFLKGFFVAFLYYVSIQMLLNIKPKAHRQIPGKFGMFGAGLAIGAVSSLVGIGGGTMSVPFMVWCNVAMHTAVGTSAAIGFPIALAGTIGYIINGLGAPNLPSLSFGYIYLPALFGVAAVSVLTAPYGAKLAHKLPVATLKRFFAVFLLAMATRMLWSMF; via the coding sequence ATGCCGTCACTGTCGTTTCTGCTGGCCTACCTCGCTTTCGGCGCCGTCGCCGGCATCATCGCCGGCCTGCTCGGGGTGGGCGGCGGCATTGTCGTGGTCCCGGCCCTGTTCTGGTTTTTTACCGCCCAGGGATTCTCCCAGGAACTCATCATGCAGATGGCTCTCGGCACGTCGCTGGCCGCCATCATGTTCACCTCGATCTCCAGCCTTCGCGCCCACCATCGCCGGGGCGCGGTGGTGTGGCCCATCGTCAAGGCCATCACCCCGGGCATCCTGGTCGGCACGTTCTTGGGCTCCTGCGTGGCGGCCAAGCTTTCCACGGGCTTTCTCAAGGGCTTTTTCGTGGCCTTTCTCTATTACGTCTCCATCCAGATGCTGCTCAACATCAAGCCCAAGGCCCACCGCCAGATTCCGGGCAAGTTCGGCATGTTCGGGGCCGGGCTGGCCATCGGGGCGGTGTCGAGTCTGGTCGGCATCGGCGGCGGCACCATGTCGGTGCCGTTTATGGTCTGGTGCAACGTGGCCATGCACACGGCGGTGGGCACTTCGGCCGCCATCGGCTTCCCCATCGCCCTGGCCGGAACCATCGGGTACATCATAAACGGCCTTGGCGCGCCCAACCTGCCGTCGCTGTCCTTTGGCTACATTTATCTGCCGGCCCTTTTCGGCGTGGCGGCGGTGAGCGTGCTGACCGCCCCCTACGGTGCCAAGCTGGCCCACAAGCTGCCGGTGGCGACGCTCAAGCGCTTTTTCGCCGTGTTCCTGCTGGCCATGGCCACCCGGATGCTTTGGAGCATGTTCTAA
- the tsaA gene encoding tRNA (N6-threonylcarbamoyladenosine(37)-N6)-methyltransferase TrmO, which yields MDMALYAVGVVRSVLTDKATAPKFETENAPPATVVLDPAYAEAAKDLAPGQEILLFTWFHQADRACQAVHPRRDLSRPLTGVFSTRSPDRPNPIGLHQVRLTAVAGNVLTIDALEALDGTPVIDIKPLADRCQAG from the coding sequence ATGGACATGGCCCTTTACGCCGTCGGCGTGGTGCGTTCTGTACTGACCGACAAGGCCACCGCTCCCAAGTTCGAGACGGAAAACGCCCCGCCGGCCACGGTCGTCCTGGACCCGGCCTACGCCGAGGCGGCCAAGGATCTGGCCCCGGGCCAGGAGATCCTGCTTTTCACCTGGTTCCACCAGGCCGACCGCGCCTGCCAGGCCGTGCATCCCCGCCGCGACCTCTCCCGGCCCCTGACCGGCGTTTTCTCCACCCGCTCCCCGGACCGGCCCAACCCCATCGGCCTGCATCAGGTGCGCCTGACCGCCGTTGCGGGCAACGTGCTGACCATCGACGCCCTGGAGGCCCTGGACGGCACGCCCGTGATCGACATCAAGCCCCTGGCCGACCGGTGTCAGGCGGGTTAG
- a CDS encoding DMT family transporter, translating into MGQLLFGAVIISFSAVFVKLAGVPPAVSAFYRLLFGGLTLLGLLGATGNLAAARRALAWPALACAVFFSADLLCWHASINYIGPGLATLVGNFQVFLVTIVAAVTARRVPKPGFLAGMAVAVAGLYLVVGRGFAGQTPEFRLGVGYGLATAVFYGLFILTLKKAVTNQGRAGPMAAMAVLSLAGATLLGPVVVLGGDSLALPTAASVWALVGLGVIGQGIGWLAISHGLAGARPALAGLVLLLQPTLSYVWDVLFFAKPTGPVELAGVALALAGIYVGSTQRS; encoded by the coding sequence ATGGGACAACTTCTTTTCGGCGCGGTCATCATCAGCTTCTCGGCTGTGTTCGTGAAGCTGGCCGGCGTCCCGCCGGCTGTGTCGGCCTTTTACCGCCTGCTTTTTGGCGGGCTGACCCTGCTTGGGCTGCTCGGCGCCACCGGCAACCTCGCCGCCGCCCGCCGCGCCCTGGCTTGGCCGGCCTTGGCCTGCGCCGTGTTTTTCAGCGCCGATCTGCTGTGCTGGCACGCCAGCATCAATTATATCGGCCCGGGGCTGGCCACCCTGGTCGGCAATTTCCAGGTGTTTCTTGTCACCATCGTGGCCGCCGTCACGGCCCGGCGCGTCCCAAAACCGGGCTTCCTGGCCGGCATGGCCGTGGCCGTGGCCGGGCTGTACCTCGTGGTCGGCCGGGGTTTTGCCGGCCAGACCCCGGAGTTTCGCCTGGGCGTGGGCTACGGCCTGGCCACGGCCGTGTTCTACGGGCTTTTCATCCTGACGCTCAAAAAGGCCGTCACCAACCAGGGCCGGGCCGGCCCCATGGCGGCCATGGCCGTGCTGTCCCTGGCCGGGGCCACTCTGCTCGGCCCGGTGGTCGTCCTTGGCGGCGACTCCCTGGCCCTGCCCACGGCCGCAAGCGTCTGGGCGCTTGTGGGCCTTGGCGTCATCGGCCAAGGCATCGGCTGGCTGGCCATCTCCCACGGCCTGGCCGGGGCGCGGCCGGCCCTGGCCGGACTGGTCTTGCTGCTCCAGCCCACCCTGTCCTATGTCTGGGACGTGCTCTTTTTCGCCAAACCCACCGGCCCGGTCGAACTGGCTGGCGTAGCCCTGGCCCTGGCCGGCATCTATGTCGGCTCCACCCAAAGGAGCTGA